A DNA window from Methanocorpusculum sp. contains the following coding sequences:
- a CDS encoding adenosylcobalamin-dependent ribonucleoside-diphosphate reductase: MADSVVDSILAARYYRTGEASFEDVCRRVADALGETPEETKEYFDAMMSLSFLPNSPTLMNAGTPLGQLSACFTLPVNDSLPEIFDAIRWGAIIHQSGGGTGYNFSHLRPEGSPVRSTDGVASGPVSFMRVFNAATDVIKQGGRRRGANMGILNVWHPDILKFIKSKAKEGDFSNFNISVMVSDAFMDHVAKGEMDKVWVTNTESADITVGEIWNGIVDGVWKNGEPGILFYDTINQKNPTPNLGEIDTTNPCGEQPLLPFESCVLGSINLAKFIRADGLNYEALDKMTRMGVRFLDAVITKNVFPIPEIREATNRTRKVGLGLMGVHDAMLMLRIPYDSEAGRNFCIEVMERVNNVAVEESIILGKEKGTFPAYEGSVWDKKGIIMRNAALTTIAPTGTISLLAGCSSGIEPVFSFAYTRRNTVGKTFVMVHPYFESELRRVITSMGLTGAEAEAKRDEVINHVHETGSVQDVDWLLDSFKAVFKTALDIGWKDHVLMQAAFQKHVHASISKTINMPISASKEDVEKAVILAWKEGIKGMTLYRTGSREDVVLALEKQDTAMPADVPAMPVPGVVPQLLFTRPRELVGRTFLAQSGCCRLYITVNTMDGKPMEVFIRTVGAGCEASSNALGRSISTGLQNGVPYEKFVKQFAKVNCVSAIKNKNSEGMSCADVVGKCIELAATNQAITTLDNWSLTPVTPGEKKNPPCPECGEPLDFGEGCNMGICKHCGWSGCS, encoded by the coding sequence ATGGCGGATTCAGTAGTTGACAGTATTTTAGCGGCAAGATATTACCGCACCGGTGAGGCATCTTTCGAAGATGTCTGTAGACGAGTTGCAGATGCATTGGGTGAAACACCGGAAGAGACGAAGGAATACTTTGACGCCATGATGTCATTGTCATTCCTTCCCAACTCTCCTACACTGATGAACGCAGGAACACCGCTAGGGCAGCTATCAGCCTGCTTCACCCTGCCGGTGAATGATTCCCTGCCGGAGATTTTTGATGCGATCCGCTGGGGAGCGATCATCCACCAGTCGGGAGGAGGAACAGGATACAACTTCTCCCACCTGCGTCCCGAGGGGTCACCCGTCCGTTCAACGGACGGTGTGGCCTCCGGTCCCGTCTCCTTTATGCGGGTGTTCAATGCCGCGACAGATGTCATAAAACAGGGCGGCAGAAGACGCGGGGCAAATATGGGTATCCTGAATGTCTGGCACCCGGACATCCTGAAGTTCATCAAAAGCAAAGCCAAGGAAGGCGACTTCAGTAACTTCAACATCTCCGTGATGGTCTCGGATGCATTCATGGATCATGTCGCGAAAGGTGAGATGGACAAAGTCTGGGTAACCAACACCGAATCGGCCGATATCACGGTCGGAGAGATTTGGAATGGGATCGTTGACGGCGTCTGGAAGAACGGCGAGCCCGGAATTCTTTTCTACGATACCATCAATCAGAAAAATCCCACCCCCAACCTTGGCGAGATCGACACCACCAATCCCTGCGGGGAACAGCCTCTCCTGCCGTTCGAATCCTGTGTTCTGGGCAGTATCAACCTGGCAAAATTCATCCGTGCCGACGGTCTGAACTACGAAGCTCTCGATAAAATGACCAGAATGGGTGTCAGATTCCTTGATGCCGTCATCACGAAAAACGTCTTCCCGATCCCTGAGATCCGTGAAGCGACCAATCGTACACGAAAGGTCGGTCTCGGTCTGATGGGTGTTCACGATGCAATGCTCATGCTCAGGATCCCTTACGACTCTGAAGCCGGCAGAAACTTCTGCATCGAAGTGATGGAGAGGGTCAATAACGTTGCCGTCGAAGAGTCAATCATTCTCGGCAAAGAGAAGGGAACATTCCCTGCATATGAAGGAAGTGTCTGGGATAAGAAGGGGATCATCATGCGAAACGCTGCTCTCACCACGATCGCGCCGACCGGAACGATCTCCCTTCTTGCAGGCTGCTCGTCCGGTATCGAACCGGTATTCTCGTTTGCCTACACCCGCCGGAACACGGTCGGCAAAACATTCGTGATGGTCCATCCGTACTTCGAATCGGAACTCAGGCGTGTCATCACGTCGATGGGTCTTACGGGCGCCGAAGCAGAAGCAAAACGCGACGAGGTCATCAACCATGTGCATGAAACCGGATCGGTCCAGGATGTTGATTGGCTGCTCGACTCATTCAAAGCCGTCTTCAAGACCGCTCTGGACATCGGATGGAAGGATCATGTCTTAATGCAGGCGGCATTCCAGAAACATGTTCACGCCTCGATCTCGAAAACGATCAACATGCCAATCTCCGCATCGAAAGAGGATGTCGAAAAGGCAGTCATTCTTGCATGGAAGGAAGGTATCAAAGGCATGACTTTGTACCGTACCGGGTCCCGGGAGGATGTTGTTCTCGCTCTCGAGAAGCAGGATACGGCGATGCCCGCCGACGTCCCGGCGATGCCGGTCCCGGGTGTCGTCCCGCAGTTACTCTTCACCCGCCCGCGGGAACTCGTTGGAAGAACCTTCCTTGCGCAGTCCGGCTGCTGCCGTCTGTATATCACGGTCAACACCATGGATGGAAAACCAATGGAAGTCTTCATCCGAACCGTCGGAGCCGGATGCGAGGCAAGCAGCAATGCACTTGGCCGCAGTATCAGCACAGGTTTACAGAACGGTGTCCCGTATGAGAAGTTTGTGAAACAGTTTGCGAAAGTGAACTGTGTCTCGGCGATCAAGAATAAAAACTCTGAGGGTATGTCCTGTGCCGATGTTGTGGGAAAATGCATCGAACTTGCGGCAACCAATCAGGCGATCACCACACTGGACAACTGGTCGCTGACCCCGGTGACGCCCGGAGAAAAGAAGAACCCGCCGTGCCCCGAGTGCGGCGAGCCTCTGGATTTCGGCGAGGGCTGTAATATGGGCATCTGCAAACACTGCGGATGGAGCGGCTGCAGCTGA
- the purF gene encoding amidophosphoribosyltransferase: MCGIAGITDTTEVSGSLYLALYALQHRGQESAGIFTYDGETVHKYKGYGLVSEVFSGPVLESLIGTTGIGHVRYPTTGGSKPENIQPFHFMFRGHSLSLVHNGNLINTDELRYEYEGHGHVFSTTSDTEVIAAILANEIIHDHTPDEAISYCMRMISGSYVVIFMLDGTLYAFRDPLGIKPLCLGKTETGGHILVSESVALDAIGAEFVRDIAPGESVRLQEGEVFSRKMMKARSCAHCMFEYVYFARADAVIDGVSVYDVRRKTGALLAKEAPAKADLISPVPDSGTAAATGFSSESGIPFREALIKNRYTGRTFIMPTQERREIAVRMKLNPVRGHIKDKSVVLVDDSIVRGTTSKKILSLVREFGAREIHLRIASPPIIAPCYLGTDFPTRDELIASTKSVSEVEKEIQATSLAYISLDGLIEAIGIPREDLCLGCLTGRYPVAIPGEEEDNRCIEMVDSYSCP, encoded by the coding sequence ATGTGCGGCATCGCAGGAATTACCGATACGACAGAAGTATCGGGATCATTATACTTGGCATTATATGCACTCCAGCACCGAGGTCAGGAGAGTGCCGGTATCTTCACGTATGATGGTGAAACCGTACACAAATACAAAGGATACGGACTCGTGTCCGAGGTGTTTAGCGGACCTGTTCTCGAAAGTTTGATCGGAACGACCGGTATTGGTCACGTAAGATATCCAACGACCGGCGGGTCGAAGCCGGAAAACATCCAGCCTTTCCATTTTATGTTCCGGGGACATTCGCTATCTCTCGTACACAACGGGAATCTGATAAATACCGACGAACTCAGATACGAGTACGAAGGACATGGGCACGTTTTTTCCACGACGTCGGATACTGAGGTCATCGCCGCGATCCTCGCAAATGAGATCATTCATGATCACACGCCCGACGAAGCGATCAGTTACTGCATGCGGATGATCAGCGGGTCGTATGTCGTGATCTTTATGCTGGACGGAACATTGTATGCGTTCCGCGATCCGCTTGGGATAAAACCGCTTTGTCTCGGAAAGACGGAGACGGGCGGTCATATCCTTGTTTCCGAGAGTGTGGCGCTGGATGCGATCGGTGCAGAGTTCGTGCGGGATATTGCCCCCGGAGAAAGCGTCAGACTTCAGGAAGGGGAAGTATTTTCCCGAAAGATGATGAAGGCAAGATCCTGTGCTCACTGTATGTTCGAGTACGTCTACTTCGCACGGGCAGATGCAGTAATCGACGGTGTATCGGTCTATGACGTGCGCAGAAAGACCGGAGCACTGCTCGCAAAAGAAGCCCCGGCAAAAGCAGACCTTATCTCACCGGTCCCGGATTCCGGTACCGCGGCCGCGACCGGATTTTCCAGCGAATCGGGTATCCCGTTCCGTGAAGCCCTGATCAAAAACCGGTACACAGGACGAACATTCATCATGCCGACACAGGAGAGACGCGAGATCGCCGTTCGGATGAAACTGAATCCGGTCCGCGGACATATCAAAGACAAATCCGTGGTTCTCGTTGATGACAGTATCGTGAGAGGGACGACCTCGAAGAAGATCCTGTCGCTTGTGCGTGAATTCGGTGCAAGGGAGATCCATCTGAGGATCGCATCCCCGCCGATCATCGCTCCATGTTATCTCGGAACTGATTTTCCCACACGGGATGAGCTGATCGCGTCAACGAAATCCGTTTCAGAGGTGGAGAAGGAGATCCAGGCAACCAGTCTTGCTTACATCTCCCTCGATGGACTTATAGAGGCGATCGGCATCCCGCGGGAAGATCTCTGTCTTGGCTGTCTTACCGGAAGATACCCGGTCGCGATACCGGGAGAAGAAGAGGACAACCGCTGTATAGAAATGGTAGACTCCTACTCCTGCCCCTGA
- the thsA gene encoding thermosome subunit alpha: MSAQLGGQPIYILKEGGNRTRGRDAQSMNIAAAKAVAGAVRSTLGPKGMDKMLVDTIGDVVITNDGVTILKEMDIEHPAAKMMVEIAKTQDDEVGDGTTTAVIIAGELLKKAEELLEMDIHPTVITLGYRQAAEKAQELLKTISIDVKAKDTAILAKIAATAMTGKNAESSKDKLCDLIVRAITLVADADGTVDTENVKVEKRVGGSIDESEIIEGMIIDKERVHPGMPKTVKNAKILLLNAAVEYKKTEVDAEISITSPDQLQMFLDEEERMIKSIVEKIKASGANVLFCQKGIDDIAQHYLSKAGIFAARRVKKSDMEKLARATGAALISSIDAISGDELGIAGIVEERKVGGEEMIFVEKCKNPKAVSIIIKGGTDHVVDELGRALEDALRVVACVVEDKKVVAGGGAPEVELSLRLREYAATQGGRIQLAIEAFAGALEIIPRTLAENAGLDPIDKLVELRAAHEKGKKTYGLDVYEGKAVDMWEAGVVEPLRVKTQAISSAAEAAVMILRIDDVIASAKSAGPSPEEMAAMGGGMGGMGGMPPGMM; encoded by the coding sequence ATGTCAGCACAACTTGGCGGACAGCCAATTTATATCCTCAAAGAAGGAGGAAACCGTACTCGCGGACGGGATGCACAGAGCATGAACATCGCAGCAGCAAAAGCTGTGGCAGGAGCCGTAAGATCCACCCTTGGTCCGAAAGGAATGGACAAGATGCTCGTTGATACCATCGGAGATGTCGTCATCACCAATGACGGTGTCACCATCCTCAAAGAGATGGACATCGAACACCCGGCAGCAAAGATGATGGTTGAGATCGCAAAGACCCAGGATGACGAAGTCGGAGATGGAACCACCACCGCAGTCATCATTGCAGGCGAACTCTTAAAGAAAGCTGAAGAGCTTCTCGAGATGGACATCCACCCGACCGTTATCACTCTTGGATACAGACAGGCAGCAGAGAAAGCACAGGAACTTCTCAAAACCATTTCAATCGACGTCAAGGCAAAAGACACCGCGATCCTTGCAAAGATCGCCGCAACCGCAATGACCGGTAAGAATGCAGAATCCTCCAAGGATAAACTCTGTGACCTTATCGTCCGTGCAATCACACTCGTTGCAGACGCAGACGGAACTGTTGACACTGAAAACGTCAAAGTCGAGAAACGTGTCGGCGGATCGATCGACGAGTCCGAGATCATCGAAGGCATGATCATCGACAAAGAACGTGTCCACCCGGGCATGCCGAAGACCGTCAAGAACGCAAAGATCCTGCTTCTGAACGCTGCAGTCGAATACAAGAAGACCGAAGTCGACGCAGAGATCTCCATCACCTCCCCAGATCAGCTCCAGATGTTCCTCGATGAGGAAGAGCGTATGATCAAGAGCATCGTCGAGAAGATCAAAGCATCCGGCGCAAATGTCCTGTTCTGTCAGAAAGGTATCGACGACATTGCACAGCACTACCTCTCCAAAGCAGGTATCTTTGCAGCCCGCCGTGTAAAGAAATCCGACATGGAAAAACTTGCACGTGCAACCGGCGCAGCACTTATCTCCTCGATCGACGCAATCTCCGGTGATGAACTTGGTATTGCAGGTATCGTCGAAGAGCGTAAAGTCGGCGGCGAAGAGATGATCTTCGTTGAGAAATGCAAGAACCCCAAAGCAGTCTCGATCATCATCAAAGGCGGAACCGACCACGTTGTTGACGAGCTCGGTCGTGCTCTCGAAGATGCACTCCGTGTCGTTGCCTGTGTCGTTGAAGACAAGAAAGTTGTCGCCGGAGGAGGCGCACCGGAAGTTGAGCTCTCCCTCAGGCTCCGCGAATACGCAGCAACCCAGGGTGGACGTATCCAGCTCGCAATCGAAGCATTCGCAGGCGCACTGGAAATTATCCCGAGAACCCTTGCAGAGAACGCAGGTCTCGACCCGATCGACAAACTCGTAGAGCTCCGTGCAGCCCACGAGAAAGGCAAGAAGACCTATGGTCTTGATGTCTATGAAGGAAAGGCAGTCGACATGTGGGAAGCAGGCGTTGTTGAGCCGCTCCGTGTGAAGACCCAGGCAATTTCCTCAGCAGCAGAAGCCGCAGTCATGATTCTCAGAATCGATGATGTCATCGCATCCGCAAAGTCAGCCGGACCATCCCCCGAAGAGATGGCCGCGATGGGCGGAGGCATGGGCGGAATGGGCGGCATGCCCCCAGGAATGATGTAA
- a CDS encoding pyruvoyl-dependent arginine decarboxylase gives MVVPAKVFFTRGRGVHKDQLVSFEMALRNAGIAPFNLVYVSSIMPPDADIVSRDEGLAALKSGEIVYCVMAKNASNEPNLKISAAIGLAVPQIHDKQHGYLSEHHCIGMSEKECGAYAEELARTMLDTIMQKQGGNILKTSNISISAETDQSGNWTTVVATAVFIC, from the coding sequence ATGGTAGTTCCCGCAAAAGTATTTTTTACCCGAGGCCGGGGTGTTCATAAAGATCAGCTCGTATCGTTCGAGATGGCCCTCAGAAACGCAGGAATCGCCCCGTTCAATCTGGTGTATGTATCGTCCATCATGCCGCCGGATGCTGATATCGTCTCGCGCGATGAGGGGCTCGCCGCCCTGAAATCGGGAGAGATCGTCTACTGTGTTATGGCGAAAAACGCATCAAACGAGCCGAATCTAAAAATATCCGCAGCTATCGGACTTGCAGTACCGCAGATTCATGACAAACAGCATGGATATCTTTCGGAGCATCACTGCATCGGGATGTCCGAAAAGGAGTGCGGAGCATATGCCGAGGAACTCGCAAGAACGATGCTGGATACCATTATGCAAAAACAGGGCGGGAATATCCTGAAAACCAGCAATATCAGTATTTCTGCAGAGACGGACCAGAGCGGCAACTGGACGACCGTTGTCGCAACTGCGGTCTTCATCTGTTAA
- a CDS encoding type IV pilin N-terminal domain-containing protein, with the protein MTDDAVSEVVGVMIMLVVTILLVSIVGASASGLISDNKTPVSAELVFAGYSGNDLIFEHRAGDPIALSNLKLILGIRDNLTRSIPLNASSFTSTGGNSIQVADRILISFDTSTLASPGEYITYQFYDIESQSLVSSGEILV; encoded by the coding sequence ATGACCGATGACGCCGTTTCCGAGGTGGTTGGTGTGATGATCATGCTTGTCGTAACCATCCTTCTCGTAAGTATTGTCGGAGCAAGCGCCTCGGGACTTATCAGTGATAACAAGACACCCGTCTCTGCTGAGCTCGTGTTTGCCGGATACTCCGGAAACGATCTTATCTTCGAGCACCGTGCAGGAGATCCCATCGCTCTTTCCAACCTGAAACTCATTCTCGGGATTCGCGACAACCTGACACGAAGCATTCCGTTGAATGCATCCTCGTTTACAAGCACCGGCGGAAATTCCATACAGGTAGCGGACCGGATACTGATCTCATTTGATACGAGTACACTGGCCTCGCCTGGAGAATACATCACATACCAGTTCTACGACATAGAATCACAATCGCTTGTTTCATCAGGTGAAATTCTGGTATAA
- a CDS encoding PAS domain S-box protein, with translation MVEQTGDFSEILTLLRENPRGMSVTEIADATHLNRNTIARYMDNLLVSGRVEMRTFGKAKVFFLSKRVPVSAMLNLSSEMVLLIDADLKAIQANESLLSFLSAETDDIVGKYVYDSACKTFCNDVLTDQIRAALRGEMVRSELRLLKNGTNCFLDQRIYPMVLSDGRPGVTVVWDDITENVNSEAALEQSEAMFRRLVETIHDVIWSMDETFGIQYISPQLTEVTGYLPEDLIGRKLSEFMPTGAASRFEWELASAVSRENGFTLPEFPFICKDGRKIYCEFSGSPVLLEEEESIFLGYNGALRDVTDRRDAELGAKRWKRFLDSVMNNIPAIITVIGMESREYYYVNKSAERFLQKSRAELSLMTSKEILAKIGSVRLTEAHDTVASTGKEVRVPEDRIVVNGETRYISARVIPMKLSVDRQYLLTIVNDITEEDADRQRQMMSRELAFILEGVSTTQEMWDPLLDMLPKISGFESVAVYQRSIFDDYTLFRAKNGRFIPAIHTDSIIHRIIRKGEPVIFDKHRMKLLPENTISPMDQAKSLILMPVIFESRAVACVILGSKTALPLDTVRRTLLLSTAFQISTVASRCLVQEELRRERDRTRSYLDVAGVLLVVVNRDGNVEMLNRYGTKILGYTEADLMGKNWFTTVIPEHCSQKRFESFQKIIAGNIHDDDHVYEGAVRCKDGTEKLLRWRNTLLREDCGSISGIVSSGEVI, from the coding sequence ATGGTCGAGCAGACAGGCGATTTCTCCGAAATTCTCACACTTTTACGAGAGAATCCCCGTGGGATGTCAGTCACAGAAATTGCCGACGCCACGCACCTGAACCGAAACACCATAGCACGATACATGGATAACCTGCTCGTGTCCGGGCGGGTCGAGATGCGCACGTTTGGAAAAGCCAAGGTGTTTTTCTTATCAAAACGGGTCCCCGTATCAGCAATGCTCAATCTCTCATCCGAGATGGTCCTCCTGATCGACGCCGATCTGAAGGCTATTCAGGCAAATGAATCGTTATTATCGTTCCTTTCCGCAGAAACCGACGATATCGTCGGGAAATATGTATATGACAGTGCCTGTAAGACGTTCTGCAACGACGTCCTGACTGATCAGATCAGAGCTGCTCTCAGGGGCGAGATGGTCAGAAGTGAACTGCGCCTTTTGAAAAACGGGACAAATTGTTTCCTGGACCAGCGGATCTATCCCATGGTCCTTTCCGACGGCAGACCTGGAGTTACCGTCGTCTGGGACGATATCACGGAAAACGTAAACTCCGAGGCCGCGCTCGAACAAAGCGAGGCAATGTTCCGGCGTCTCGTTGAAACGATCCATGACGTCATCTGGTCCATGGATGAAACGTTCGGCATCCAGTACATCAGCCCCCAGCTTACCGAAGTGACCGGATACCTTCCGGAGGATCTTATCGGCCGGAAACTTTCTGAGTTCATGCCGACCGGGGCAGCATCCCGCTTCGAGTGGGAACTCGCCTCGGCAGTCTCCCGGGAAAACGGATTCACACTCCCCGAATTTCCCTTCATCTGCAAAGACGGAAGAAAAATCTACTGCGAATTTTCCGGATCCCCTGTCCTTCTTGAAGAAGAGGAATCCATCTTCCTTGGATACAACGGCGCTCTTCGCGATGTTACCGACCGGAGAGATGCTGAACTTGGGGCAAAACGGTGGAAACGTTTTCTGGACTCCGTGATGAACAACATTCCTGCGATCATCACCGTGATCGGCATGGAATCCCGGGAATACTATTATGTCAACAAATCTGCTGAAAGGTTTCTGCAGAAGTCCAGAGCTGAACTCTCCCTGATGACCTCAAAAGAGATCCTGGCAAAAATAGGGTCGGTCCGGCTGACCGAAGCACACGATACGGTGGCTTCTACCGGGAAAGAGGTCCGGGTCCCCGAAGACCGGATCGTGGTGAACGGAGAAACCAGATACATCTCTGCCCGGGTCATCCCGATGAAACTCTCGGTCGATCGTCAGTATCTGCTGACAATCGTCAACGACATCACCGAAGAGGATGCAGACCGGCAGCGGCAGATGATGAGCCGGGAGCTTGCTTTCATTCTTGAAGGTGTATCCACGACACAGGAGATGTGGGACCCGCTCCTAGATATGCTCCCGAAAATTTCCGGATTCGAATCGGTTGCAGTATATCAGCGGAGTATCTTTGATGATTACACGCTGTTCCGGGCAAAGAACGGCAGGTTCATCCCGGCGATCCATACCGATTCGATCATTCACCGGATCATTCGAAAAGGAGAGCCAGTCATCTTTGACAAACACCGGATGAAGCTTCTGCCGGAAAACACCATTTCCCCGATGGATCAGGCAAAATCGCTGATATTAATGCCAGTCATCTTCGAGAGCAGAGCAGTTGCCTGTGTGATCCTCGGATCAAAAACGGCACTCCCACTAGACACTGTGCGCAGAACCCTGCTTTTATCGACAGCATTCCAGATCAGTACGGTTGCATCCCGGTGTCTTGTTCAGGAAGAACTCCGGCGGGAACGCGACCGGACAAGAAGTTATCTTGATGTGGCAGGCGTCCTGCTTGTCGTTGTGAACCGGGACGGAAATGTAGAGATGCTGAACCGATACGGCACGAAGATCCTCGGCTACACCGAGGCGGATCTGATGGGAAAAAACTGGTTCACGACCGTGATCCCGGAGCACTGCTCGCAAAAGAGGTTTGAATCTTTCCAGAAGATCATTGCCGGAAATATCCATGATGACGATCATGTCTATGAAGGAGCGGTCCGTTGTAAAGACGGAACTGAGAAGCTTCTCAGGTGGAGAAACACCCTGCTCCGTGAAGACTGCGGAAGTATCTCCGGCATCGTCTCATCCGGAGAAGTAATTTAG
- a CDS encoding type IV pilin N-terminal domain-containing protein, with the protein MKKDDGVTSVVGEMLLLVIALVLVSVFAVSILGLIPGDREEVVNVGMNPSVPTETIYLWHKGGDWIDKDDLTIAVYNGIEKRNVTFVSLTNQTGYPTEIFQLGGCLTYTVESLSPGDEVRLSTQRSTIFSGVVP; encoded by the coding sequence ATGAAAAAAGATGATGGAGTTACGAGTGTTGTGGGTGAGATGTTGCTTCTGGTAATAGCTCTGGTTCTGGTATCGGTCTTTGCGGTCTCGATTCTCGGTCTCATTCCCGGCGATCGTGAAGAGGTCGTAAATGTAGGAATGAACCCTTCCGTACCTACGGAAACGATTTACCTCTGGCATAAAGGAGGGGACTGGATCGACAAAGATGACCTCACGATCGCTGTGTATAACGGAATCGAGAAACGTAACGTTACCTTTGTGTCCCTCACAAATCAAACTGGGTATCCAACGGAAATTTTCCAACTCGGCGGATGCCTTACGTACACAGTTGAATCGCTTTCACCGGGAGATGAAGTCCGTCTTTCGACACAACGGTCGACCATCTTTTCGGGGGTCGTACCATGA
- a CDS encoding type II secretion system F family protein, protein MNLNNLTRNLQAAHIAKPAKKYLLTSVLAAVFSLVSIAVLGLLLYLFKIEQPILSFIPNWFLFILILFLVPTGIFFALIYYPNLEAGGRKSKIDLDLPYAITYMQALSSTIPLYDIFKSVFEADDLYGEVSKECGLIVRDVELFGMDLVSAIEATKKITPSDNFRELLNDLLLVHRSGGNLTAFFNAKSEGYREIARNEMDSLLQFLEMIAEVYVTAFLAGPIAIIIMLVAQNLTGQNTLGNIMPLMYIGLPLGAIVLIVILYIILPPDNLKITRKEITETEYSKEILAAGHHPDDEKYLRQIKKRKHLLKIQEIFRHPLKFFIADYSIAAVMGGILTFIVFLLWYVGIFADIFPVFTLQVLLSSLIIAAIFPLMAAYELRNRYVTRIEKQLPEFLREIADMRDIGMTLPGAIGMIAGHKSGVLSTEISIVAEELKYGSSLSGALVRMEERIGLTTVKRAISLLVKASEVTDYIREILGIAVADLEHYLKMKNKRMNVSFVYLAVIYLSFGIYLFAAYEMNVAFISSFSSFNISFDLTANKLDMFHIGIILAFFSGIMAGQLSSNTILAGLKHSIVMLIMTIITFVYLI, encoded by the coding sequence ATGAACCTGAATAATCTCACCAGAAATCTGCAGGCGGCCCATATCGCAAAACCGGCAAAAAAGTATCTGCTGACGTCAGTACTTGCGGCAGTTTTTTCTCTTGTTTCCATCGCAGTTCTCGGGCTCCTTCTTTATCTATTCAAAATAGAGCAACCCATTTTATCATTCATTCCAAACTGGTTCCTCTTCATTCTCATTCTTTTCCTTGTACCTACAGGGATTTTTTTTGCTCTCATCTACTACCCGAACCTTGAAGCTGGCGGGAGAAAAAGCAAAATCGATCTCGATCTGCCGTATGCCATCACCTATATGCAGGCATTGTCTTCAACGATCCCTCTCTACGATATCTTCAAAAGCGTTTTCGAAGCAGACGATCTTTATGGTGAAGTCTCCAAAGAATGCGGTCTGATTGTTCGCGATGTGGAATTATTCGGCATGGACCTCGTTTCTGCAATCGAAGCGACAAAAAAGATCACCCCTTCCGATAATTTTCGGGAGCTTTTAAATGATCTCCTTCTCGTTCACCGGAGCGGAGGCAATCTCACGGCTTTTTTCAATGCAAAGTCGGAAGGGTACCGGGAAATCGCACGAAATGAGATGGACTCACTCCTGCAGTTTTTGGAAATGATCGCCGAGGTTTATGTAACCGCATTCCTTGCGGGACCCATTGCTATTATTATTATGCTTGTTGCCCAGAATCTCACTGGTCAAAACACTCTCGGAAACATCATGCCTCTTATGTATATCGGTCTCCCTCTTGGGGCAATAGTTCTGATCGTGATTCTCTACATCATTCTCCCGCCGGATAACCTCAAGATCACAAGAAAAGAAATCACCGAAACCGAATACAGCAAAGAGATTCTCGCCGCCGGTCATCACCCGGATGACGAAAAATATCTCAGGCAGATCAAAAAAAGGAAACATCTATTGAAGATACAGGAAATCTTCCGGCATCCGCTCAAATTTTTCATTGCAGACTATTCTATAGCTGCTGTAATGGGGGGGATTCTTACGTTTATCGTTTTTCTTCTCTGGTATGTCGGCATATTTGCGGACATCTTTCCGGTCTTTACCCTTCAGGTTCTGCTAAGTTCCCTCATTATCGCGGCTATCTTTCCCCTGATGGCAGCCTACGAACTTCGAAATCGCTATGTCACCCGTATCGAAAAACAGCTTCCGGAATTTCTCCGGGAGATAGCTGATATGCGGGATATCGGTATGACGCTCCCGGGTGCTATTGGCATGATAGCAGGACATAAGAGCGGCGTTCTCTCAACAGAGATTTCGATTGTGGCAGAAGAACTGAAATATGGATCATCCCTGTCGGGGGCACTTGTTCGGATGGAGGAACGCATCGGCCTTACTACGGTAAAGCGGGCGATCTCGCTTCTCGTCAAGGCAAGTGAGGTCACGGATTATATCCGGGAGATCCTCGGCATCGCAGTGGCCGATCTTGAGCATTATCTAAAAATGAAGAACAAGCGGATGAACGTCTCGTTTGTGTACCTCGCGGTGATCTACCTCTCATTCGGGATCTATCTATTCGCTGCATATGAAATGAATGTCGCGTTCATTTCGAGTTTTTCCTCATTCAATATCTCGTTTGATCTTACGGCAAACAAACTCGACATGTTCCACATTGGAATTATCCTCGCCTTTTTCTCCGGAATCATGGCGGGTCAGTTGTCTTCGAATACGATTCTTGCCGGTTTGAAACATTCGATTGTGATGTTGATCATGACGATCATAACCTTTGTGTATCTGATCTAG